In the Victivallis sp. Marseille-Q1083 genome, one interval contains:
- the putP gene encoding sodium/proline symporter PutP, producing the protein MAEIPGLTQMYATFALYLLLMIAVGLYFYRRAKNIEDYLLGGRGMGSWVTALSAQASDMSGWLLMALPGAVFMAGLGECWIAAGLALGTFLNWLLVAPRLRLYTASTHSLTLSTFFERRFRDPTRLLRLLTALLTLFFFTFYAASGLLGAGNLFRELFGINFTAAVLIGTAVMVFYTLLGGFLAVCWTDLFQGILMFAAIVILPLVAYWQLPPGALTEACAARGVALRLLPERLGWPELLAILSTAAWGLGYFGQPHILVRFMGIKSIRLLPRSMTIAMIWVLISLTGAVLIGLLAVPFYDGLDEYTSENVFIYLVKDLFNPALGGVLLAAILAAIMSTIDSQLLVSSSTLTEDFYVALINPRAGEKSQMLVSRGCVLLIALIACSMALTMNKNIFDLVNFAWGGFGAAFGPAVLTGLYSRRTTWQAVLAGIVVGTVVLIGWYLLGWNRYMYEIVPGFLANFLTILLVNRRVPQTDARVLAEFDQMRMLVKNRQDFQEEISDES; encoded by the coding sequence ATGGCGGAAATTCCCGGTTTGACCCAGATGTATGCGACTTTCGCATTGTATTTGTTGTTGATGATCGCAGTTGGTTTGTATTTTTACCGTCGGGCCAAGAATATTGAGGATTACCTGCTGGGCGGTCGCGGCATGGGCAGTTGGGTGACGGCGCTTTCGGCGCAGGCCAGCGATATGAGCGGATGGCTGCTGATGGCACTGCCCGGCGCGGTATTCATGGCCGGCTTGGGGGAGTGTTGGATTGCCGCCGGCCTGGCGCTCGGCACGTTTCTCAACTGGCTGCTGGTGGCGCCGCGGCTGCGGCTTTACACGGCATCGACCCATTCGTTGACGCTGTCCACCTTTTTCGAACGGCGGTTCCGTGACCCGACCCGGCTGTTGCGGTTGCTGACTGCGCTCCTGACGCTGTTTTTCTTTACATTTTATGCTGCCAGCGGCTTGCTGGGCGCCGGCAATCTGTTCCGGGAGCTGTTCGGCATTAATTTTACCGCGGCGGTATTGATCGGCACGGCGGTCATGGTATTTTATACGTTGCTCGGCGGCTTCCTGGCCGTCTGCTGGACGGATTTGTTCCAGGGAATCCTGATGTTCGCGGCAATCGTCATTTTGCCGCTGGTCGCTTACTGGCAATTGCCGCCCGGTGCATTGACGGAAGCCTGCGCCGCCCGGGGAGTCGCTCTGCGGCTGCTGCCGGAACGGTTGGGCTGGCCGGAGTTGCTGGCGATTCTGTCCACCGCCGCCTGGGGATTGGGATATTTCGGCCAACCGCATATCCTGGTGCGTTTCATGGGCATCAAATCGATCCGTTTGCTGCCGCGTTCGATGACCATCGCAATGATCTGGGTGCTGATTTCCTTGACCGGGGCGGTGCTGATCGGTCTGCTGGCGGTGCCGTTTTATGACGGATTGGACGAATACACCAGCGAAAATGTTTTTATCTACCTGGTCAAGGATTTGTTCAATCCGGCATTGGGCGGCGTGCTGCTGGCGGCGATTCTGGCGGCGATCATGTCGACGATCGATTCGCAGTTGCTGGTCTCCAGTTCCACCTTGACCGAGGATTTTTATGTCGCATTGATCAACCCGCGGGCCGGTGAAAAAAGCCAGATGCTGGTCAGCCGCGGCTGCGTGCTGCTGATCGCCCTGATCGCCTGTTCGATGGCGTTGACGATGAATAAAAACATCTTCGACCTGGTCAATTTTGCCTGGGGCGGTTTCGGCGCGGCTTTCGGCCCGGCGGTATTGACCGGACTTTACTCCCGCCGGACTACCTGGCAGGCGGTGTTGGCCGGCATCGTCGTCGGGACGGTGGTGCTGATCGGCTGGTATTTGCTCGGCTGGAATCGTTATATGTATGAAATCGTGCCGGGTTTCCTCGCCAACTTTTTGACAATTTTGCTGGTCAATCGCCGGGTGCCGCAGACTGATGCGCGAGTGTTGGCCGAGTTCGACCAGATGAGAATGTTGGTGAAAAACCGTCAAGACTTTCAGGAGGAGATCAGTGATGAATCATGA